In Cloacibacterium caeni, a single window of DNA contains:
- a CDS encoding HlyD family secretion protein, whose translation MQLKSLENIYHINKKSNVAKWFLFTFLAFVFIMFLPWTQNIKTQGNVSTLYQEQRPQKLNSPIPGRIIKWYVKNGDVVKKGDTILQISEIKDDYLDPLLVERTQEQVQAKKGVREYYNAKISTTENQIAAITAAKDLKLNQIKIKIAQLQNKLKAEQAELIAVNNELKIAQDQLNRQNKMYEEGLVSLTQLQQRNVSYQNALAKKTSAENKLAQTQQEIAAQNIEQNAVIQEYTEKLSKTEGDRFQSMGQVAGSTGDIAKLENQVATYKVRKGLYYILATQDGQITQLTKAGIGEIVKDAETIGIIVPKKIDYIAEIYVKPVDLPLIRENQKVMLTFDGFPAIVFSGWPNSSYGTFSGKIIAVENSISENGLFKAIVAEDKTQKRWPPNMKIGTGASGIAILNDVPIWYEIWRNINGFPPDYYQVNTQKNEKK comes from the coding sequence ATGCAACTCAAATCACTCGAAAATATTTATCATATCAATAAGAAATCAAATGTTGCCAAATGGTTTTTATTTACATTTTTAGCATTTGTTTTCATTATGTTTTTACCTTGGACTCAGAATATTAAAACTCAAGGGAATGTTTCTACTTTATATCAGGAACAAAGACCTCAAAAACTCAACTCTCCTATTCCTGGAAGAATTATCAAATGGTACGTAAAAAACGGAGATGTAGTCAAAAAAGGCGATACCATTCTTCAAATTTCTGAAATTAAAGACGATTATCTAGACCCACTTTTGGTAGAAAGAACTCAGGAACAAGTTCAAGCCAAAAAAGGGGTTAGAGAGTACTATAATGCCAAAATTTCTACAACAGAAAACCAAATTGCAGCGATTACTGCTGCTAAAGATTTAAAACTGAATCAAATTAAAATTAAAATTGCTCAGTTACAAAATAAGTTAAAAGCAGAACAAGCCGAACTTATCGCGGTAAACAATGAATTAAAAATTGCTCAAGACCAGCTTAATCGTCAGAATAAAATGTATGAAGAAGGTTTGGTTTCTCTTACTCAGTTGCAACAACGAAATGTAAGTTATCAAAATGCTCTAGCCAAGAAAACTTCTGCGGAAAACAAATTGGCACAAACTCAACAAGAAATCGCCGCGCAAAACATAGAACAAAACGCTGTTATTCAAGAATATACAGAAAAATTAAGTAAAACTGAAGGCGATCGTTTCCAAAGTATGGGACAAGTTGCAGGAAGCACTGGTGACATTGCAAAATTAGAAAATCAAGTGGCAACCTATAAAGTAAGAAAAGGTTTGTATTACATTTTGGCTACGCAAGACGGACAAATTACACAACTCACGAAAGCTGGAATTGGCGAAATTGTAAAAGATGCAGAAACCATCGGAATTATTGTTCCGAAAAAGATAGATTACATCGCAGAAATTTATGTAAAACCTGTAGACTTACCGCTGATTAGAGAAAATCAAAAGGTGATGCTCACTTTCGATGGATTTCCTGCGATTGTTTTCTCAGGTTGGCCTAATTCTAGCTACGGAACTTTTTCTGGTAAAATTATTGCCGTAGAAAATTCCATCAGTGAAAACGGTTTGTTTAAAGCGATTGTTGCCGAAGATAAAACTCAAAAAAGATGGCCACCCAACATGAAAATTGGAACAGGAGCCAGTGGAATTGCCATTCTGAATGATGTGCCGATTTGGTACGAAATATGGAGAAATATCAATGGTTTTCCGCCAGATTATTATCAAGTAAACACCCAAAAGAATGAGAAAAAATAA
- a CDS encoding DUF4197 family protein — translation MKKYILAAGLALGSVGIITTTTQSCMTIATTVGLSVLKKILIGGVSKGLGIFKDKNSFLGNELINAALPQQLKDINSTLEKLGLSNLVQKEKGYIADAAAFVAPIAEPILINAINDMTSAEAQQIAQGGSGAATAYLKQKTSAQLMAAIAPKVDAKLNEYGIVRSVNLALQGNNLLGGLLGNQNSNSSASLSLSNLAAEQMVNGLFNIVENYEKTNPENPMNILK, via the coding sequence ATGAAAAAATATATTTTAGCAGCAGGATTAGCATTAGGTTCGGTGGGAATTATTACCACTACCACGCAATCTTGTATGACAATTGCCACTACAGTAGGACTTTCGGTTCTTAAAAAGATTTTAATCGGTGGCGTTTCTAAAGGTTTAGGAATTTTTAAAGATAAAAATAGTTTCTTGGGCAATGAATTGATTAATGCTGCACTTCCACAACAGCTGAAAGACATTAATTCTACCCTAGAAAAATTAGGATTAAGCAATTTGGTTCAGAAGGAAAAAGGCTACATTGCAGATGCTGCAGCATTTGTTGCTCCGATTGCAGAACCTATTTTAATCAATGCGATTAATGATATGACTTCGGCAGAAGCTCAACAAATTGCACAAGGTGGAAGTGGCGCTGCAACTGCTTATCTTAAACAAAAAACCAGTGCACAACTCATGGCTGCAATTGCACCAAAAGTAGATGCGAAACTCAATGAATACGGTATTGTAAGAAGTGTAAATCTTGCTTTACAAGGAAATAATTTGCTTGGAGGTTTATTAGGAAACCAAAATTCTAATTCTTCGGCAAGTTTGAGTCTGAGCAATTTAGCGGCTGAACAAATGGTGAATGGACTGTTCAATATTGTTGAAAATTACGAAAAAACAAATCCAGAAAATCCTATGAATATTCTGAAATAG
- a CDS encoding peptidase domain-containing ABC transporter — protein sequence MTAKEQGKRLLKYITKERKDVLNIYFYAILSGLVQLSLPLGIQAIISFAMGATMVTSIYILIAFVVLGTWLVGFFRVKVMEIIEKIQQKIFVEYAISFSETLPKIKLEKTNQYYLPELINRFFDTQNLQKGISKILLEIPTAIIHILFGIILLSFYHPWFLAFGGIVLVGVVLIFNYTSEKGIETSLIESDKKYFVASWLEDIASSVKSFKANKHTNLHLRETDDRLLDYLSYRTHHFKVLLFQYKTIIFFKVLITLVMLVIGTYLLVNQKLNIGAFIAAEIVVLTILTAVEKLIKSLESYYDVITALSKLSKVTDLPQENETSDIIHIKDDIQSIEFKNVSFGFGDEDILKNLNFKVQPSSINVISGELSSGKSLLINLMSGIYAPTSGHILYNNVSSKNLTQDQIRRGISIHTDDIDVFKGTVLENIQLGNEKITVEKINHIAQKIGIDDFGTKFTNGFLTKIQDGNSQLSYSNKKIILLLRALATDNKIIILEDPYDGLSKEIKEKMIAFLQELAKEKTIIVVTQDDDFIQKAHQHFHMINGLLETKK from the coding sequence ATGACGGCAAAAGAGCAAGGAAAAAGGCTTCTGAAGTATATAACTAAAGAAAGAAAAGATGTTCTGAATATTTACTTTTATGCCATATTAAGTGGTCTGGTTCAGTTGAGTTTACCACTAGGAATACAAGCCATCATCAGTTTTGCGATGGGTGCAACAATGGTGACTTCTATTTATATTCTCATTGCATTTGTAGTTCTTGGAACTTGGTTAGTAGGATTTTTCAGGGTGAAAGTAATGGAAATCATTGAAAAAATTCAACAAAAAATATTCGTAGAATATGCCATCTCTTTTTCGGAAACTTTACCAAAAATAAAACTCGAAAAGACCAATCAATATTACTTACCAGAACTTATCAATCGTTTTTTTGACACCCAAAATTTACAAAAAGGAATTTCTAAAATTCTCCTTGAAATCCCTACCGCTATTATTCATATTTTATTTGGGATTATTCTCCTCTCTTTTTATCATCCATGGTTTTTAGCTTTTGGCGGAATTGTATTGGTAGGAGTCGTTTTGATTTTTAATTATACTTCAGAAAAGGGGATAGAAACAAGTTTAATCGAAAGTGATAAGAAATATTTTGTCGCATCTTGGTTAGAAGATATTGCCAGTTCGGTGAAATCTTTCAAAGCTAATAAACATACCAACCTTCACCTTAGAGAAACGGATGACAGACTTCTGGATTATCTAAGTTACAGAACGCATCATTTCAAAGTTCTATTATTTCAATATAAAACCATTATTTTCTTCAAAGTTTTGATTACACTGGTTATGTTAGTAATCGGAACCTATTTATTGGTCAACCAAAAGCTAAACATTGGCGCGTTTATCGCTGCTGAAATTGTAGTGCTTACCATTTTAACCGCCGTAGAAAAACTCATTAAAAGTTTAGAAAGTTATTATGATGTCATTACGGCGCTCAGCAAACTTTCGAAGGTTACCGATTTACCACAAGAAAATGAAACAAGCGATATTATCCATATCAAAGATGATATTCAATCTATTGAATTTAAAAATGTTTCTTTTGGTTTTGGAGATGAAGATATTCTGAAAAATTTAAATTTCAAAGTTCAACCAAGCAGCATCAATGTGATTTCGGGAGAGCTTTCTTCAGGTAAATCTTTGCTTATCAATCTGATGTCTGGTATTTACGCCCCTACTTCTGGACATATTTTATACAATAATGTTTCTTCTAAAAATTTAACTCAAGACCAAATCAGAAGAGGAATCAGTATTCACACAGATGATATAGATGTTTTCAAAGGAACAGTACTGGAAAATATTCAACTGGGAAATGAAAAAATAACCGTAGAAAAAATTAATCATATTGCTCAAAAAATAGGAATTGATGATTTCGGGACTAAGTTTACCAACGGATTTTTGACCAAAATTCAAGATGGAAACTCTCAACTTTCTTACAGCAATAAGAAAATAATCCTTCTGCTAAGAGCTCTTGCTACGGATAATAAAATCATCATTTTAGAAGATCCTTATGATGGACTTTCAAAAGAAATCAAAGAAAAAATGATAGCGTTTTTACAAGAATTAGCCAAGGAAAAAACCATTATTGTGGTTACTCAAGATGATGACTTTATCCAAAAAGCACATCAACATTTTCACATGATTAATGGCCTATTAGAAACTAAAAAATAA